A stretch of Paenibacillus sp. URB8-2 DNA encodes these proteins:
- the ptsP gene encoding phosphoenolpyruvate--protein phosphotransferase, translating into MIQGIGASAGVAIGKAFVLPNWEWSMPETQVNPVDLAKEFERLYEGIRTSKDELEFIKKEFREVVGPEESSIFDAHLAILDDPVFMSEIRGIIERQYKAAEVAVKEAIDHFVAMFDLLDDEYMKERAVDIKDVGNRLLKHLLGAPEVTLPSDTQPYILVAKELSPSQLAHLNPAYVLGIVTMMGGKTSHSSIMARALGIPLVAGLESKLSTPIQTGEFLVIDGDNGSLFVNPDQATAEHYSVVRDRQREKREQLELLSSVDALTRDGVRIRLAGNISSVKELDLALKYGAEGVGLFRTEFLYMDRQSFPTEDEQYEVYKLVAEKVGEHPVVIRTLDIGGDKHLDYFQLPEEQNPFLGYRAIRISLDRKDMFQTQMTAILRASVHGNIKMMFPMISSIEEVREAKAVLEEVKKDLDRRGIPYNSKLPIGIMIEVPAAVMIADFLAEEVDFFSIGTNDLVQYALAVDRMNEQIAHMYHPYHPAVLRMIRMTVEAAKAAGIGISVCGELAGDERSLPLWLELGVSDLSMSPQALLRVKHRTLNTTASEARKVAKLCFRSRETAESEQQLTQFLDKTIIQHVVKGDA; encoded by the coding sequence ATGATACAAGGTATAGGCGCCTCAGCGGGTGTTGCCATCGGGAAGGCTTTCGTTCTGCCTAACTGGGAATGGAGCATGCCGGAGACGCAGGTGAATCCGGTAGATCTGGCAAAAGAATTTGAGCGTTTATATGAAGGGATACGCACCTCCAAGGATGAGCTCGAATTTATCAAAAAAGAATTCAGAGAAGTCGTAGGTCCCGAGGAATCCAGCATCTTTGACGCGCATTTGGCGATCCTGGACGATCCGGTATTCATGAGCGAAATCCGCGGTATTATCGAGAGACAATACAAGGCGGCGGAGGTGGCGGTCAAAGAGGCCATCGATCACTTTGTGGCCATGTTTGACCTACTGGACGACGAATATATGAAAGAAAGGGCGGTCGACATCAAGGATGTCGGCAACCGACTGTTGAAGCATCTGCTGGGGGCGCCTGAAGTCACGCTGCCTTCGGACACCCAGCCCTACATTCTGGTGGCAAAGGAGCTATCTCCTTCCCAGCTTGCCCATCTGAATCCCGCTTACGTGCTCGGCATAGTGACGATGATGGGAGGCAAAACGTCGCATTCCTCCATTATGGCCCGTGCGCTTGGCATCCCGCTGGTGGCGGGCCTGGAGAGTAAGCTCTCAACCCCGATCCAGACCGGGGAGTTCCTGGTCATCGACGGAGATAACGGATCTCTCTTCGTAAATCCTGATCAGGCCACCGCTGAGCATTACAGCGTAGTGCGTGACAGACAACGGGAGAAGCGGGAACAGCTGGAGCTTTTGTCTTCGGTGGACGCGCTGACCAGAGACGGAGTAAGAATACGGCTGGCAGGCAACATCAGCTCCGTGAAGGAGCTGGATCTGGCTTTGAAATACGGAGCCGAGGGCGTCGGCCTGTTCCGGACGGAATTTCTGTATATGGACCGGCAGAGCTTTCCGACCGAAGACGAACAGTACGAGGTATACAAGCTTGTGGCTGAAAAGGTAGGAGAGCATCCGGTGGTCATCCGCACCCTGGATATTGGGGGAGACAAGCATCTGGATTATTTTCAGCTTCCGGAGGAGCAGAACCCATTCCTCGGCTATCGCGCGATCCGCATCAGCCTTGACCGGAAGGACATGTTCCAGACGCAGATGACGGCGATCCTGCGGGCCAGCGTTCACGGCAACATTAAAATGATGTTCCCGATGATCTCTTCGATTGAAGAGGTTAGGGAAGCTAAAGCCGTACTGGAGGAAGTTAAAAAGGACCTGGACCGGCGCGGCATCCCTTACAACAGCAAGCTGCCGATCGGCATTATGATCGAGGTGCCGGCTGCGGTGATGATCGCCGATTTCCTGGCGGAAGAAGTGGACTTTTTCAGCATCGGGACGAATGACCTCGTGCAGTACGCACTGGCGGTTGACCGGATGAACGAGCAGATCGCCCATATGTACCATCCGTATCATCCGGCAGTGCTTCGGATGATACGCATGACCGTGGAAGCAGCAAAAGCTGCGGGCATCGGCATCAGCGTCTGCGGTGAGCTGGCCGGCGATGAGCGCTCGCTGCCGCTGTGGCTGGAGCTGGGAGTCAGCGATCTCAGCATGTCGCCCCAGGCTCTCCTGAGGGTCAAGCACCGGACGCTGAACACGACGGCCTCCGAGGCCCGGAAAGTCGCCAAGCTCTGCTTCCGGAGCCGCGAAACTGCGGAAAGCGAGCAGCAGCTCACGCAGTTCCTCGACAAAACGATCATACAGCATGTCGTTAAAGGCGACGCTTAG
- a CDS encoding L,D-transpeptidase family protein: MFMHEMLLIFHLFILSNPTTTAEPPQNQEKISIRIDPLKHQLYLYSNSHLIKKYPIALGKQETPSPVGEYVVINKYNNWGKGFGTRWIGLSVRWGTYGIHGTNRPYSIGHNASHGCIRMHNRDVEELYEFVRVGTKISFGGHVLGKLDADPRSLAKGDSGGDVQIIQYRLRSAGFYKGECNGKFNSTTEIALKDYEKKFGLPVDGVAGYHDYIHLGLVE, translated from the coding sequence ATGTTCATGCATGAGATGTTGTTGATTTTTCATTTGTTCATCCTTTCCAATCCAACTACCACGGCAGAACCTCCTCAAAATCAAGAAAAAATATCGATTAGGATCGATCCTCTGAAGCACCAACTGTACCTGTACTCTAATAGCCATCTTATCAAGAAGTATCCCATCGCTCTTGGAAAACAGGAAACGCCGTCACCTGTGGGCGAGTATGTCGTTATTAACAAATATAATAATTGGGGGAAAGGGTTTGGCACCCGATGGATTGGACTTAGCGTGCGGTGGGGAACATACGGTATTCATGGTACAAACAGGCCCTATTCTATAGGTCATAATGCCAGTCATGGCTGCATACGAATGCACAACCGTGATGTTGAGGAGTTATATGAATTTGTACGAGTGGGGACCAAAATAAGCTTTGGGGGCCATGTTCTTGGCAAACTCGACGCAGATCCAAGAAGTTTAGCAAAGGGAGATAGCGGCGGTGACGTTCAAATCATTCAATACCGATTGCGAAGCGCAGGATTTTACAAGGGGGAATGCAATGGCAAGTTCAACAGCACAACCGAAATAGCGCTAAAAGATTATGAAAAGAAGTTTGGACTGCCCGTCGATGGCGTTGCCGGGTATCACGATTATATACACCTCGGCTTGGTTGAATAA
- a CDS encoding sigma-70 family RNA polymerase sigma factor, producing the protein MESLIKEESVILSDEESFFGLVAEHKRTLYGIAHSYLRSEADALEMVQEATCRAWIKRRSLKDEGRFTPWLIRILINCCNDELKRRKRVIPSEIQGGESGMIEMASDRKLDMERALDAVKPKYRQVLVLKYYRDMTLTEIAGLLERPEGTVKTWLNKGLKQLRGKMKGKGDERYV; encoded by the coding sequence ATGGAGAGCCTGATCAAAGAAGAGTCCGTCATCCTGTCGGATGAAGAAAGCTTCTTCGGGCTTGTGGCTGAGCACAAAAGAACGTTATATGGCATCGCCCACAGCTATCTCCGCAGCGAGGCAGATGCGCTTGAAATGGTGCAGGAGGCGACCTGCCGGGCTTGGATCAAACGCAGAAGCCTGAAGGATGAGGGGCGGTTCACCCCATGGCTTATCCGAATTCTAATCAACTGCTGCAACGATGAACTGAAGCGCAGAAAGCGGGTGATTCCCTCCGAAATCCAGGGCGGGGAGTCCGGGATGATTGAAATGGCGAGTGACCGCAAGCTGGACATGGAGCGGGCGCTGGATGCCGTGAAGCCGAAATACCGGCAGGTGCTTGTCCTGAAATACTACCGGGATATGACGCTGACTGAAATTGCAGGGTTGCTGGAAAGACCGGAAGGAACCGTAAAGACATGGCTGAACAAAGGCCTGAAGCAACTGCGGGGCAAAATGAAAGGGAAGGGAGATGAGCGCTATGTTTGA
- a CDS encoding type 1 glutamine amidotransferase domain-containing protein, with translation MRLDGKKVIALVDDEFEDLELWYPIYRVREEGAEVHLAGLVKEKTYVGKYGVPATADYSWDELDAADYDGILVPGGWAPDKIRRYPAVLKLIQDFNKAEKPIGQICHAGWVLISAKILDGVTVTSTPGIRDDMENAGAIWKDEPVVVDGHIVSARRPPDLPPYGKAFCDALAGE, from the coding sequence ATGCGTTTGGACGGAAAAAAAGTAATTGCGCTCGTAGACGATGAATTTGAAGATTTGGAGCTTTGGTATCCGATCTACCGGGTCAGGGAGGAAGGCGCGGAGGTCCATCTGGCAGGTCTTGTAAAAGAAAAAACTTACGTCGGCAAATACGGCGTCCCCGCTACGGCGGACTACTCCTGGGATGAACTGGACGCTGCCGACTACGACGGCATTCTGGTGCCCGGCGGGTGGGCGCCGGACAAGATCCGCCGCTACCCGGCGGTGCTGAAGTTGATCCAGGACTTCAACAAAGCGGAGAAGCCGATCGGGCAAATCTGCCATGCCGGCTGGGTGCTGATCTCCGCCAAAATTCTGGACGGCGTCACCGTAACCTCGACTCCCGGCATCCGTGACGATATGGAGAACGCCGGAGCAATCTGGAAGGACGAGCCTGTCGTTGTCGACGGCCATATCGTCTCCGCCCGCCGACCACCCGATCTCCCGCCATACGGCAAAGCGTTCTGCGATGCACTCGCCGGGGAATAA
- the ccpA gene encoding catabolite control protein A, translating to MTVTIYDVAREAGVSMATVSRVVNNNPNVKPQTRKKVYEAIERLGYRPNAVARGLASKKTTTVGVVIPDISNSIFAEIARGIEDIANMYHYNIILCNADKRKEKEIRVINTLLEKQVDGLLFMGGTVTDEHILAFQTSAVPIVLCATSDEKGTYPSVDIDHEAAAFDAVNTLIRHGHREIAMISGTLQDPANGYARFQGYKKALETAGIEYQEDLVRIGNYRYESGVEAMKYFLGLKKKPTAIFAATDEMAIGAIHSIQDEGLKVPGDFSIISVDNIRMASMVRPLLTTVAQPMYDLGAVAMRLLTKLMKKETVENPRVILPHETILRLSVSHVNE from the coding sequence TTGACGGTAACCATTTACGATGTAGCGCGTGAGGCAGGCGTATCTATGGCAACGGTATCACGGGTTGTAAACAACAATCCCAATGTGAAACCGCAAACCCGCAAGAAGGTTTATGAAGCGATTGAGCGTTTGGGGTATCGTCCCAACGCCGTGGCAAGAGGTCTTGCCAGCAAGAAAACGACGACCGTTGGCGTTGTCATTCCCGATATTTCCAATTCGATTTTTGCGGAAATTGCCCGCGGAATCGAAGACATCGCCAATATGTACCATTACAATATTATTTTGTGCAACGCCGACAAGCGCAAGGAGAAGGAAATCCGCGTCATTAACACGCTGCTCGAGAAGCAGGTGGACGGCCTCCTCTTCATGGGCGGCACCGTAACCGATGAGCATATTTTGGCTTTCCAGACCTCGGCCGTTCCGATTGTACTGTGTGCGACAAGCGATGAGAAAGGTACTTATCCTTCGGTCGATATCGATCATGAAGCCGCCGCTTTCGATGCGGTCAATACTCTGATCCGCCATGGCCACCGCGAAATCGCGATGATCAGCGGCACACTGCAGGACCCGGCCAATGGCTACGCGCGTTTCCAAGGCTATAAGAAAGCGCTCGAAACAGCCGGTATCGAATACCAGGAAGATCTTGTGCGCATCGGGAATTACCGCTATGAGTCCGGCGTCGAGGCGATGAAGTATTTTCTGGGGCTGAAGAAGAAGCCGACGGCGATATTTGCCGCGACGGACGAAATGGCCATTGGCGCCATTCACAGCATCCAGGACGAAGGACTGAAAGTGCCGGGGGATTTCTCGATTATCAGCGTAGATAACATCCGTATGGCTTCCATGGTGCGTCCGCTGCTTACTACGGTGGCGCAGCCGATGTACGACCTGGGCGCCGTGGCCATGAGACTTCTGACCAAGCTGATGAAGAAGGAGACCGTAGAGAATCCGCGCGTCATTTTGCCGCATGAGACCATTCTGCGCCTGTCCGTCAGCCATGTGAACGAATAA
- a CDS encoding 5'-methylthioadenosine/adenosylhomocysteine nucleosidase: MEAVIGIIGAMDEEIKLLLENMDHSEAVSKAGITYYKGTIGGKSIVVSKSGVGKVNAAVTTQIMIDAFGAKKVLFTGVAGALHPDLEVGDIVISSECLQHDMDVTALGFPRGVIPFQEASEFPADPELVLLAEKVCREMGVRYVTGRVLSGDQFIASRESVSMLREQLRGACAEMEGAALAQVCYMNEIPFVVIRSMSDKADGSANISFTEFTETASRQSHEILSGILNKLH; encoded by the coding sequence ATGGAAGCTGTAATCGGAATCATTGGAGCCATGGATGAAGAGATCAAACTGCTGCTGGAGAATATGGACCACAGCGAGGCTGTTAGTAAAGCGGGGATTACATACTATAAAGGCACAATCGGCGGAAAATCCATTGTCGTCTCCAAATCGGGCGTTGGGAAAGTAAATGCCGCAGTCACTACGCAGATTATGATCGATGCGTTCGGCGCAAAGAAGGTGCTGTTTACAGGCGTGGCCGGTGCGCTGCATCCGGACCTGGAAGTTGGAGATATCGTTATATCCTCGGAGTGCTTGCAGCATGATATGGACGTCACAGCGCTGGGCTTCCCCCGCGGCGTCATTCCATTCCAGGAAGCATCGGAGTTTCCGGCCGATCCGGAACTTGTGCTGCTTGCAGAGAAAGTCTGCCGGGAAATGGGGGTCCGCTATGTGACGGGGAGAGTTCTATCGGGCGACCAGTTTATTGCCAGCCGGGAATCGGTCTCCATGCTGCGGGAGCAGCTTAGAGGCGCCTGTGCGGAAATGGAAGGAGCGGCGCTGGCTCAGGTATGTTATATGAACGAAATCCCGTTCGTTGTGATCCGCTCCATGTCCGACAAGGCCGATGGTTCGGCGAACATCAGCTTTACGGAATTTACGGAGACCGCATCAAGGCAGTCCCATGAAATACTGAGCGGTATACTGAACAAGCTGCATTAA
- the acsA gene encoding acetate--CoA ligase, whose protein sequence is MGRVHNEILPGRAHNPNLADYDQAVAHFKWEDAERYFTWYETGKVNMAYEAVDRHVREGKGEKTALLYSDPSRDESYTFADLQEKSNRFGNVLRKYGIGKGDRVFLFMPRQPELYFCLLGILKIGAVAGPLFEAFMETAVKDRLEDSGAVALVTTPDLLHRVKREELPELRHIFLVGGDSDPEKGLLDYESESASSSPELEPEWLGLEDGLIMHYTSGSTGKPKGVYHVQRAMIQHYYTGKVVLDLQEDDIYWCTADPGWVTGTSYGIFAPWLSGATNVVRGGRFSPRDWYKTIERNKVTVWYSAPTAFRMLMSAGSGSLEGVDLSSLRHVLSVGEPLNPEVVRWGDKVYGQRIHDTWWMTETGGQLICNYPGMDMKPGSMGRPLPGITAAILDDSGNKLPPYTMGNLAIKTPWPSMMDRIWNNPAKYEEYFRIPGWYISGDSAYMDDEGYFWFQGRIDDVINSSGERIGPFEVESKLIEHPAVAEAGVIGKPDALRGEVVKAFISLREGYIPSPELKAEIAAFVRSGLSAHAAPKEIEFKMKLPKTRSGKIMRRVLKAWELHLPAGDLSTIED, encoded by the coding sequence ATGGGGCGGGTTCACAATGAAATTTTGCCGGGACGGGCGCATAACCCGAACTTGGCCGATTACGATCAGGCCGTCGCTCACTTTAAATGGGAGGATGCAGAGCGTTATTTTACTTGGTATGAAACGGGAAAAGTCAATATGGCTTATGAAGCGGTCGACCGCCATGTCCGGGAAGGAAAGGGCGAAAAGACGGCACTGCTGTACAGCGATCCGTCACGGGACGAATCCTACACGTTTGCTGATTTGCAAGAGAAGTCGAACCGCTTCGGCAACGTGCTCCGAAAATATGGAATCGGCAAAGGAGACAGGGTATTTCTATTTATGCCAAGGCAGCCCGAGCTGTATTTCTGTCTCCTCGGCATCCTAAAGATAGGTGCGGTTGCGGGCCCTTTATTCGAAGCGTTTATGGAAACGGCGGTCAAGGATCGGCTTGAAGACAGCGGGGCTGTCGCATTGGTCACAACCCCGGACTTGCTGCATCGGGTAAAGCGTGAGGAGCTTCCGGAGCTGCGTCATATTTTTCTCGTAGGCGGAGATTCGGACCCTGAAAAAGGTTTGTTGGACTATGAATCAGAAAGCGCTTCCTCATCTCCGGAGCTCGAGCCTGAGTGGCTTGGCCTGGAGGACGGACTGATTATGCACTATACCTCAGGCTCGACGGGAAAGCCCAAAGGCGTCTATCATGTGCAGCGCGCGATGATCCAGCATTATTATACCGGTAAAGTCGTGCTTGATCTGCAAGAGGACGATATTTACTGGTGCACCGCCGACCCCGGTTGGGTTACCGGCACCTCGTACGGAATCTTTGCCCCTTGGCTGAGCGGCGCAACGAATGTCGTCCGCGGCGGCCGGTTCAGTCCCCGGGATTGGTACAAAACGATTGAACGCAATAAAGTAACGGTATGGTACAGCGCGCCCACGGCATTCCGCATGCTGATGAGCGCGGGAAGCGGGAGCCTGGAAGGCGTCGATTTAAGCAGCTTGCGCCATGTTCTCTCGGTTGGAGAGCCGTTGAATCCAGAAGTCGTCCGATGGGGAGACAAAGTGTATGGCCAGCGCATACATGATACCTGGTGGATGACGGAGACAGGCGGACAGCTCATCTGCAACTATCCCGGGATGGATATGAAACCGGGATCCATGGGACGGCCGCTTCCCGGCATAACCGCTGCGATTCTGGATGACAGCGGTAATAAGCTCCCTCCGTATACGATGGGCAATTTGGCCATCAAAACGCCGTGGCCGTCTATGATGGACCGGATTTGGAATAATCCCGCCAAGTACGAGGAGTATTTCCGAATTCCAGGGTGGTATATTTCCGGGGATTCCGCCTATATGGACGACGAAGGGTATTTCTGGTTCCAGGGGAGGATCGACGATGTCATCAACTCCTCGGGCGAGCGGATCGGACCGTTCGAGGTGGAGAGCAAGCTGATCGAGCATCCGGCGGTTGCGGAAGCCGGGGTTATCGGCAAACCCGATGCGCTGCGAGGAGAAGTCGTCAAGGCGTTTATATCGCTCCGGGAAGGGTATATTCCTTCACCCGAGCTGAAGGCCGAAATTGCGGCGTTTGTGAGATCGGGGTTATCGGCACACGCCGCGCCGAAGGAAATCGAATTCAAAATGAAGCTCCCGAAGACCCGGTCCGGCAAAATCATGCGCCGCGTGCTCAAAGCCTGGGAGCTTCATCTGCCTGCCGGCGATCTCTCGACAATAGAGGATTAG
- a CDS encoding transglycosylase domain-containing protein — MSQENMKKSATDIRPRRSWLSRIGSVVKWMFILGVMGVLFAGGAVGGFIASIVKDDPVRSEQMIQEKVGENVVTGFAYFRDGMPIGQLRTEEDRRLIAYKDLPQLVIDAVLAIEDNRFYEHHGVDVSGTLRAVKQKLLNESVQTGGSTLTQQLARRVFLNLDKTDDRKVKEILLSLRLERFLSKEEILTAYLNKVPFGNGSNGYNVYGIKAAAKGIFGIDNLDKLNTAQAAYLAGLPQLPSAYSAFNGYGEFNEAAFNRALDRQQLVLRRMLEENKISSSQYQEALAFDIKKSLAPHTKKAYVTFPYLMMETERQAAAILLTLENNNQESAKGASQLEEARQLLLTGGYRVYTTIDKKVYSAMHSISEDSSNFTKESKSKGLEQTAGMMIENKTGAILGMIEGRDFNVESMNYATQMVRQPGSTMKPIAAYLPALEGGLIQPASILDDAPIILKDGEKGFHIPKNANNRYQGLVTARYALNNSLNLPALKLFDEKVGIKNAWAFAKKLGITTIQDEDYGAQTGVLGGLKYGVSVEDLTNAYSSIGNKGEFNDAYMIEKIVDSKGKIIYQHKVNPERVFSEQSAYLMTDMLRTVVTDGTGSTVKSKYKHFKDIPIVGKTGSTQNYADVWFMGYTPDITLGMWVGYKEQINTLESKTQRKQAQSLWAEVMNAVIDKKPDLFKAKTFDKPEGIVKETVSAYSGKLPTSLTDKFTTDIFNAKYVPKDGDDGISNAKYITYGGVNYIPRDGTPGDFLKEKIVVSREKPIEELINELETAFKSMKEHEPLDYYLPADAKTGVPTEVDPRVDDGGAPAAPGNVEVSYDTGKAVIRFAQSGSPDVVGYRLYSSVNGGPFRKVDVLLAGDGTTFTTDTPASDYAVFYVTAVDVAGNETSSGSVGGGMPTPEPSPSPEDGLFPDMGTTPGDQVLPDPGLFPGSAGDPGATPNQPSADGGQGTPSADGNEADAGGNNGGH, encoded by the coding sequence ATGTCTCAGGAAAATATGAAAAAATCAGCGACGGACATTCGACCGCGAAGATCTTGGCTCAGCAGGATCGGTTCCGTCGTGAAATGGATGTTTATTCTGGGCGTGATGGGCGTCCTGTTCGCCGGCGGCGCAGTAGGAGGCTTTATCGCTTCCATCGTAAAAGATGATCCTGTCCGCTCCGAACAAATGATTCAAGAGAAGGTCGGCGAGAACGTCGTGACGGGATTCGCCTATTTCCGCGACGGCATGCCGATCGGCCAGCTCCGGACGGAGGAAGACCGCAGGCTAATCGCCTACAAGGACCTTCCCCAGCTGGTTATTGACGCCGTTCTCGCCATCGAGGATAACCGCTTTTACGAGCATCATGGCGTGGATGTAAGCGGCACGTTGCGCGCAGTAAAGCAGAAGCTGCTGAATGAATCCGTACAGACCGGGGGCAGTACTCTTACCCAGCAGCTCGCAAGACGCGTATTTCTCAATCTCGATAAAACGGACGACCGCAAGGTAAAAGAAATCTTGCTGTCGCTTCGGCTCGAGCGCTTTTTAAGCAAAGAGGAAATTTTGACGGCGTACTTGAACAAGGTTCCGTTCGGCAACGGTTCAAACGGCTATAACGTCTACGGCATCAAAGCCGCGGCCAAAGGCATATTCGGCATCGATAATCTGGATAAGCTGAATACCGCCCAGGCAGCCTACTTAGCCGGCCTCCCCCAGCTTCCTTCCGCCTATTCGGCGTTCAACGGGTATGGGGAATTCAACGAGGCTGCGTTTAACCGCGCGCTCGACCGACAACAGCTTGTCCTGCGGCGAATGCTTGAGGAGAACAAAATCTCATCTTCGCAATATCAGGAAGCTCTGGCCTTTGACATTAAGAAATCCCTTGCTCCGCATACCAAGAAAGCATACGTTACCTTTCCTTATCTTATGATGGAGACGGAGCGCCAGGCAGCGGCAATCCTGCTTACTCTTGAGAACAACAACCAGGAGAGCGCGAAAGGTGCTTCTCAGCTTGAAGAGGCCCGCCAGCTGCTGCTGACAGGCGGTTACCGCGTATACACGACAATCGATAAAAAAGTATACAGCGCAATGCACAGCATCTCCGAAGACAGCAGCAATTTTACCAAAGAGAGCAAAAGCAAGGGCCTTGAGCAGACGGCCGGCATGATGATCGAGAACAAGACCGGCGCGATTCTGGGAATGATCGAAGGACGCGACTTCAATGTCGAAAGCATGAACTACGCCACCCAGATGGTGCGTCAGCCAGGATCGACAATGAAGCCGATTGCCGCTTATCTGCCCGCTTTGGAGGGTGGGCTGATCCAGCCGGCAAGTATTTTGGATGATGCGCCTATTATTCTGAAAGACGGGGAGAAAGGCTTCCACATTCCAAAGAACGCGAACAACCGCTATCAAGGGCTGGTAACGGCGAGGTATGCGCTCAACAACTCCCTGAACCTGCCTGCGCTGAAACTGTTCGACGAAAAGGTAGGCATCAAGAACGCCTGGGCTTTTGCCAAGAAGCTGGGAATTACAACTATTCAGGACGAAGATTACGGCGCGCAGACCGGGGTTCTCGGCGGCCTGAAGTATGGCGTGTCCGTAGAGGATTTGACCAATGCATATTCTTCTATTGGCAACAAAGGCGAATTTAACGATGCCTACATGATCGAGAAAATCGTCGACTCGAAGGGTAAAATCATTTACCAACACAAGGTCAATCCAGAGCGCGTATTTTCCGAGCAGAGCGCGTATTTAATGACCGACATGCTGCGCACTGTCGTTACCGACGGCACGGGCAGCACCGTCAAGAGCAAGTACAAGCATTTCAAAGATATTCCGATCGTCGGCAAGACAGGTTCGACTCAAAATTACGCGGATGTGTGGTTCATGGGATATACCCCGGATATCACGCTGGGCATGTGGGTCGGCTACAAAGAGCAGATCAATACGCTCGAGTCCAAAACGCAGCGGAAACAGGCGCAGTCCTTGTGGGCCGAGGTCATGAACGCTGTAATCGACAAAAAGCCGGATTTGTTCAAGGCGAAAACATTCGACAAGCCGGAAGGCATCGTCAAGGAAACCGTGTCGGCGTACAGCGGCAAACTGCCGACCTCATTGACAGATAAGTTTACGACCGATATTTTCAATGCAAAGTATGTGCCGAAGGACGGCGATGACGGAATTTCAAATGCCAAATACATTACTTACGGCGGCGTGAATTATATCCCTCGGGACGGGACGCCCGGTGACTTCCTGAAGGAGAAGATCGTTGTCTCCAGAGAGAAGCCGATCGAGGAATTGATTAATGAACTGGAAACTGCCTTCAAGTCTATGAAAGAGCATGAACCGCTGGACTACTATCTGCCGGCTGATGCGAAGACTGGGGTTCCGACGGAAGTCGACCCTCGCGTGGACGATGGCGGAGCTCCGGCGGCGCCGGGTAATGTGGAAGTCTCTTACGATACCGGCAAGGCAGTCATCCGCTTTGCGCAGAGCGGCTCGCCCGATGTCGTCGGATACCGGTTATACTCTTCCGTGAACGGCGGCCCGTTCCGTAAAGTGGATGTGCTTCTCGCCGGTGACGGCACAACGTTCACTACGGATACGCCGGCAAGCGACTATGCTGTATTTTATGTTACCGCCGTGGATGTGGCGGGGAATGAAACTTCTTCGGGAAGTGTCGGCGGAGGGATGCCGACACCCGAACCGTCCCCAAGCCCGGAAGACGGACTCTTCCCGGATATGGGGACAACGCCGGGGGATCAGGTCCTTCCTGATCCGGGCCTGTTTCCCGGAAGTGCAGGCGATCCCGGAGCGACTCCGAACCAGCCTAGTGCAGATGGCGGCCAGGGTACGCCGTCCGCCGACGGCAACGAAGCAGATGCCGGCGGGAATAACGGCGGTCACTGA